One stretch of Streptomyces peucetius DNA includes these proteins:
- a CDS encoding class I SAM-dependent methyltransferase, protein MSQDFEPEATRRDTGDAESSRASRSWWDGNADEYQSEHGAFLGDDRFVWGPEGLDEADAALLGPAGSLKGLDVLEIGAGAAQCSRWLAAQGARPVALDLSHRQLQHALRIGGGVPLVEADAGVLPFRDGSFDLACSAYGAVPFVADPVRVFREIRRVLRPGGRWVFSVTHPIRWAFPDEPGPEGLSVAASYFDRTPYVEQDEEGHAVYVEHHRTLGDRVRDVVAGGFRLIDLVEPEWPAWNSQEWGGWSPLRGNLIPGTAIFVCERD, encoded by the coding sequence ATGAGCCAAGATTTCGAACCGGAAGCGACCCGCCGTGACACAGGTGACGCGGAGAGCAGCCGGGCCAGCCGCAGCTGGTGGGACGGGAACGCCGACGAGTACCAGAGCGAGCACGGTGCCTTCCTCGGCGACGACCGCTTCGTCTGGGGGCCGGAGGGGCTGGACGAGGCGGATGCCGCGCTGCTCGGCCCGGCCGGGTCGCTGAAGGGCCTGGACGTGCTCGAGATCGGCGCGGGCGCAGCCCAGTGTTCACGCTGGCTCGCCGCCCAGGGCGCCCGGCCCGTGGCCCTCGATCTCTCGCACCGGCAGCTCCAGCACGCGCTGCGGATCGGCGGGGGCGTACCGCTGGTGGAGGCGGACGCGGGCGTGCTGCCGTTCCGGGACGGATCCTTCGACCTCGCGTGCTCGGCATACGGAGCGGTCCCCTTCGTCGCGGACCCGGTCCGGGTGTTCCGGGAGATCAGGCGGGTGCTGCGACCGGGCGGACGGTGGGTCTTCTCCGTCACGCACCCGATCCGCTGGGCCTTCCCCGACGAGCCCGGGCCCGAGGGCCTGTCGGTGGCCGCCTCGTACTTCGACCGCACTCCGTACGTGGAGCAGGACGAGGAGGGCCACGCCGTCTACGTGGAGCACCACAGGACGCTCGGCGACCGCGTACGGGACGTGGTGGCCGGCGGCTTCCGGCTGATCGACCTGGTCGAACCGGAGTGGCCCGCCTGGAACAGTCAGGAGTGGGGCGGCTGGTCCCCGCTGCGCGGCAACCTGATCCCGGGCACGGCGATCTTCGTCTGCGAGCGGGACTGA
- the hrpB gene encoding ATP-dependent helicase HrpB, translating into MIRNDAIDRLPVRHAVDDLFAALDAHGTAVLCAPPGTGKTTLVPLVLAEAGARVVVAEPRRIAARAAARRMAWLLGEKVGGRVGFTVRGERVVGRETVVEVVTTGVLLQRLQRDQELAGVDVVMLDECHERHLDADTVAAFLLDVRSALRPDLRLLAASATTDAEGWARLLGDAPVVRAAGVAHPVEVVWAPPARPVRPPHGMRVDPELLTHVVSVIRRALAEREGDVLCFLPGVGEIGRVASRLSGVEAEVLQVHGRAPAAVQDAVLAGGETRRVILATSVAESSLTVPGVRVVVDSGLAREPRTDHTRGLSALTTVRASQASGRQRAGRAGREGPGAVYRCWTEAEDTRLPRFPAPEIKVADLTSFALHAACWGDPAASGLALLDAPPPGAMAAARSVLAAIGAVDGAGRATERGARMSRLGLHPRLARALLDGARQVGGRRAAEVVALLSEEPPREYGDDLAGAWRAARRGGDAYGARWRAEVRRLEASLGGSGRGRAPSGNQEPPGNQGPSGNQGPSGDDAVAGLVTALAFPERVARRRGDGAYLMASGTGGELATGSRLREAPWLAVAVADRPATAASAHIRLAAVLDEDGAREAASHLLTGGEEVHWEDGDVAARRVERLGAVDLAVQPLRDPDAALVRQALLEGLRREGLGLLRWTPEARGLRERLGFLHRVAGPPWPGMSDAELLEAADDWLEPELTRARRRADLGRIQAGQALRRLMPWATGDAARLDELAPERIEVPSGSRIRVDYSGEQPVLAVKLQELFGLRETPEVAGVPVVVHLLSPAGRPAAVTADLASFWQEGYRSVRAELRGRYPKHPWPEDPATAEPTRFTNARLRR; encoded by the coding sequence GTGATCCGAAACGACGCAATCGACCGTCTCCCCGTCCGTCATGCCGTCGACGACCTGTTCGCCGCGCTCGACGCGCACGGCACGGCAGTGCTGTGCGCGCCGCCGGGCACCGGCAAGACCACACTGGTGCCGCTGGTGCTGGCCGAGGCCGGCGCCCGGGTCGTGGTCGCGGAGCCACGGCGGATAGCGGCGCGCGCGGCAGCGCGGCGCATGGCGTGGCTCCTGGGCGAGAAGGTAGGAGGCCGCGTCGGCTTCACCGTCCGCGGCGAGCGCGTGGTGGGGCGCGAGACCGTCGTGGAGGTCGTCACCACGGGTGTGCTGCTGCAACGGCTGCAGCGCGATCAGGAGCTGGCCGGTGTCGACGTGGTGATGCTCGACGAGTGTCATGAGCGGCATCTGGACGCCGACACGGTTGCCGCTTTCCTGCTGGACGTACGGTCCGCCCTGCGGCCGGATCTGCGGCTTCTGGCGGCCTCGGCCACGACGGACGCCGAGGGCTGGGCGCGGCTGCTCGGCGACGCGCCGGTGGTGCGGGCCGCAGGCGTCGCCCACCCGGTCGAGGTGGTCTGGGCACCACCGGCCCGCCCGGTACGGCCGCCGCACGGGATGCGGGTCGATCCGGAGCTGCTCACCCATGTGGTGTCGGTGATACGCAGGGCGCTCGCGGAGCGCGAGGGTGACGTGCTCTGCTTCCTGCCGGGCGTCGGCGAGATCGGCCGCGTCGCGAGCCGGTTGTCGGGGGTGGAGGCTGAGGTTCTCCAGGTGCACGGCCGGGCGCCCGCGGCGGTCCAGGACGCCGTGCTCGCCGGCGGGGAGACCCGACGGGTGATCCTGGCGACCTCGGTCGCGGAGTCGTCCCTGACCGTGCCGGGCGTGCGGGTGGTCGTCGACTCGGGGCTGGCGCGCGAGCCGCGTACCGACCACACGCGCGGTCTGAGTGCGCTGACGACCGTGCGGGCCTCGCAGGCCTCGGGCCGGCAGCGGGCCGGCCGAGCCGGGCGTGAGGGGCCGGGGGCGGTGTACCGCTGCTGGACGGAGGCCGAGGACACCCGGCTGCCGCGTTTCCCGGCACCGGAGATCAAGGTCGCGGACCTGACGTCGTTCGCACTGCATGCCGCGTGCTGGGGCGACCCGGCGGCCAGCGGTCTCGCGCTGCTGGACGCTCCCCCGCCGGGCGCGATGGCCGCCGCGCGCTCCGTGCTGGCCGCGATCGGGGCGGTCGACGGAGCTGGGCGGGCCACCGAACGGGGCGCCCGGATGTCGCGCCTCGGCCTGCATCCCCGGCTGGCCCGCGCGCTGCTGGACGGCGCCCGGCAGGTGGGCGGGCGGCGGGCGGCCGAGGTGGTCGCGCTGCTGAGCGAGGAGCCGCCGCGGGAGTACGGGGACGACCTGGCCGGCGCCTGGCGCGCGGCCCGGCGGGGCGGCGACGCGTACGGCGCGCGATGGCGGGCGGAGGTGCGCCGACTGGAGGCATCACTCGGCGGCTCGGGACGTGGGCGGGCACCGTCCGGGAACCAGGAACCGCCCGGGAACCAGGGACCGTCCGGGAACCAGGGACCGTCCGGGGACGATGCCGTCGCCGGGCTGGTCACCGCCCTCGCGTTCCCCGAGCGGGTGGCCCGACGGCGCGGCGACGGGGCGTACCTGATGGCCTCCGGCACTGGCGGCGAGCTCGCCACCGGCTCGCGGCTGCGTGAGGCGCCCTGGCTCGCAGTCGCCGTCGCGGACCGCCCCGCCACCGCCGCGTCCGCGCACATACGGCTGGCCGCCGTCCTCGACGAGGACGGCGCCCGCGAGGCCGCCTCGCATCTGCTGACGGGTGGCGAGGAGGTCCACTGGGAGGACGGAGACGTCGCCGCGCGGCGCGTGGAGCGGCTCGGCGCCGTCGACCTCGCCGTACAACCGCTGAGGGACCCCGATGCGGCGCTCGTGCGCCAGGCGCTGCTGGAGGGCCTGCGGCGGGAGGGGCTCGGACTGCTGCGCTGGACACCGGAGGCGCGCGGTCTGCGCGAGCGGCTGGGGTTCCTGCACCGGGTGGCCGGCCCGCCGTGGCCGGGGATGTCGGACGCGGAGCTGCTCGAGGCGGCGGACGACTGGCTGGAGCCGGAGCTCACCCGGGCCCGCCGGCGAGCGGATCTGGGCCGTATCCAGGCGGGTCAGGCGCTGCGACGGCTCATGCCGTGGGCGACCGGCGACGCGGCACGGCTGGACGAGCTCGCGCCGGAGCGGATCGAGGTGCCGAGCGGCTCCCGGATACGGGTCGACTACAGCGGTGAACAGCCGGTGCTCGCGGTGAAGCTGCAGGAGCTGTTCGGGCTGCGCGAGACACCCGAGGTGGCCGGTGTTCCGGTGGTGGTGCATCTGCTCTCCCCCGCCGGGCGGCCCGCGGCGGTCACCGCGGACCTGGCGTCGTTCTGGCAGGAGGGCTACCGGTCGGTGCGGGCGGAGCTGCGGGGGCGCTACCCGAAGCACCCGTGGCCCGAGGACCCCGCCACGGCGGAGCCGACCCGGTTCACGAACGCCCGGCTCAGACGCTGA
- a CDS encoding DUF3068 domain-containing protein produces the protein MRRRAGLVLVALAVFFAALAPLLRWYAFPRLAKVPADQYQEMVLEAKPATLLDYGTLESKEVEKVTIVQTLKGNVVESERIEETAGRDVVVWDSLSYVQGPDGKMVSQIPERYIFDAHTQEPVHATGESVDGDPVRRGGIEFKWPFLTEKRDYVYFDAQARTSAPIHYKGTRQFRGLEVYYFEQTIPWTKVPYPKKMPVPGIDAATLEKQTGTTRWYTTTRMFWVEPVTGAPVNGEEIHKEELRGGSLLGGRDKVTAFAGHVKMRPDYVDSTVELVTSQRRLVLLLTSYLPWGFLALGGVLLGLALWLEARARRRDTPAREPVPEPAGA, from the coding sequence GTGCGCCGCAGAGCAGGCCTCGTGCTCGTCGCCCTCGCCGTCTTCTTCGCCGCCCTCGCACCCCTGCTCCGCTGGTACGCCTTCCCACGGCTCGCCAAGGTCCCGGCAGACCAGTACCAGGAGATGGTGCTCGAGGCGAAACCCGCCACCCTCCTCGACTACGGCACCCTCGAGTCCAAGGAGGTCGAGAAGGTCACCATCGTGCAGACCCTCAAGGGCAATGTCGTGGAGTCGGAAAGGATCGAGGAGACCGCCGGACGCGACGTCGTCGTCTGGGACTCCCTCTCCTACGTCCAAGGGCCCGACGGCAAAATGGTCTCCCAGATCCCCGAGCGCTACATCTTCGACGCGCATACCCAGGAGCCCGTGCACGCGACCGGCGAGTCCGTCGACGGCGACCCGGTCCGGCGCGGGGGCATCGAGTTCAAGTGGCCGTTCCTCACCGAGAAGCGGGACTACGTGTACTTCGACGCGCAGGCCCGCACATCCGCCCCCATCCACTACAAGGGCACCCGGCAGTTCCGCGGTCTGGAGGTCTACTACTTCGAGCAGACCATCCCCTGGACCAAGGTGCCCTACCCGAAGAAGATGCCCGTCCCCGGCATCGACGCGGCCACACTGGAGAAGCAGACCGGCACCACCCGCTGGTACACGACCACGCGGATGTTCTGGGTCGAACCCGTCACCGGAGCCCCCGTCAACGGCGAGGAGATCCACAAGGAGGAGCTGCGCGGCGGCTCCCTGCTCGGCGGCCGCGACAAGGTCACCGCGTTCGCCGGGCACGTGAAGATGCGGCCCGACTACGTCGACTCCACGGTCGAGCTGGTCACCTCCCAACGTCGTCTGGTGCTGCTGCTGACGTCGTACCTGCCATGGGGATTCCTGGCCCTCGGCGGCGTTCTCCTCGGGCTCGCCCTGTGGCTCGAGGCCCGCGCCCGCCGCCGGGACACTCCGGCACGAGAACCCGTCCCCGAGCCGGCCGGTGCCTGA
- a CDS encoding SPW_0924 family protein produces MRALVAAAVGLAAALALVLTVTAIGAPAGETSPEPLLTTVPGPKR; encoded by the coding sequence ATGCGCGCTCTCGTCGCCGCCGCTGTCGGACTGGCCGCCGCCCTCGCCCTCGTGCTCACCGTCACGGCGATCGGCGCGCCCGCCGGCGAGACCTCGCCCGAGCCGCTGCTGACCACCGTGCCCGGCCCGAAGAGGTGA
- a CDS encoding lytic transglycosylase domain-containing protein — translation MAAQFGRRLRRGATTTAVAAAAVAALSASQAPGVTSAASGTGQEASDVTPPPGTPVTGNSPYYTDLPPLNTPDKPGASGDLPELGPGEAGIPASVLAAYKQAEQTIAASDPACRLPWQLLAAIGKVESGQARGGRVDANGTTLSPILGPVLNGVGFANISDTDDGAYDDDPVYDRAVGPMQFIPQTWQTWGQDANADGRKDPNNIYDAALAAGRYLCAGGRDLGNKDDLDRAILGYNHSREYLRTVLSWFEYYKRGTHEVPDGTGKLPVGDGPDSAGPLPTPTPTPRPSKPTTPKPTPSPDTAPGPSEPASPPTTPTPTPTPTPPPTTTPPPAPAPVTRIENAGTGPLTAVVGREFAERATVRAENAEGQPVAKVAVRFMVVGETDARFTGGRTSVVAATGADGTVSAPALIAGERTGDFTVRATVVERSLPGVEFTATVTEREADSIVRTDTKTLEATTGGDFADVIRVKAACDGVAASGVSVTATMIVSKDDPAENGRGPYFKADDGTVVRTLTGLRTGADGVLELPKVFADDTAGTFVLRLTAPGGGSLDIELKVTEPASETPAPDPSPAPSPSSSPSPSPSPTA, via the coding sequence ATGGCAGCGCAATTCGGCCGCCGACTGCGCAGGGGAGCGACGACGACGGCCGTGGCCGCCGCGGCGGTGGCCGCGCTCTCCGCGTCACAGGCGCCCGGCGTCACGTCCGCCGCTTCGGGCACGGGGCAGGAGGCGTCGGACGTCACCCCGCCGCCCGGCACCCCGGTCACCGGCAACTCCCCGTACTACACGGACCTCCCACCGCTCAACACACCCGACAAGCCCGGCGCTTCGGGCGATCTGCCGGAACTCGGCCCGGGCGAGGCCGGTATACCCGCGTCCGTTCTCGCCGCGTACAAGCAGGCCGAGCAGACCATCGCCGCGTCCGACCCGGCCTGCCGGCTCCCCTGGCAGCTGCTGGCCGCGATCGGCAAGGTCGAGTCGGGCCAGGCCCGCGGCGGGCGGGTGGACGCCAACGGCACGACCCTCTCCCCGATCCTCGGCCCCGTCCTCAACGGCGTCGGCTTCGCCAACATCTCGGACACCGACGACGGCGCCTACGACGACGACCCGGTCTACGACCGTGCCGTCGGGCCGATGCAGTTCATTCCGCAGACCTGGCAGACCTGGGGCCAGGACGCCAACGCCGACGGCCGCAAGGACCCCAACAACATCTACGACGCGGCGCTCGCCGCGGGACGCTATCTCTGCGCCGGCGGCCGGGACCTCGGCAACAAGGACGACCTCGACAGGGCGATCCTCGGATACAACCACTCGCGGGAGTACCTGCGGACGGTGCTGTCGTGGTTCGAGTACTACAAGCGCGGCACGCACGAGGTCCCCGACGGCACGGGCAAGCTGCCGGTGGGCGACGGCCCCGACAGCGCGGGCCCGCTCCCGACGCCCACGCCGACGCCGCGTCCGTCCAAGCCCACGACGCCGAAGCCGACCCCGAGCCCGGACACGGCGCCGGGTCCGTCCGAGCCGGCGTCGCCTCCCACCACCCCGACCCCCACCCCCACTCCGACCCCGCCTCCGACGACGACACCGCCCCCGGCGCCCGCGCCCGTGACGCGGATCGAGAACGCCGGCACGGGTCCGCTGACGGCCGTGGTCGGCCGCGAGTTCGCCGAGCGTGCCACGGTCCGCGCGGAGAACGCCGAGGGGCAGCCCGTCGCCAAGGTCGCCGTCCGGTTCATGGTCGTCGGGGAGACAGACGCCCGGTTCACCGGTGGTCGGACGAGTGTCGTGGCGGCCACCGGTGCCGACGGCACGGTCAGCGCCCCGGCGCTGATCGCCGGCGAGCGGACCGGTGACTTCACGGTGCGGGCCACGGTCGTCGAGCGGTCCCTGCCCGGCGTCGAGTTCACGGCCACCGTCACCGAGCGGGAAGCGGACAGCATCGTCCGGACCGACACCAAGACCCTCGAGGCCACCACCGGCGGCGACTTCGCCGACGTCATCCGCGTCAAGGCCGCCTGTGACGGCGTGGCCGCCTCCGGTGTCTCCGTCACCGCCACGATGATCGTCTCCAAGGACGACCCGGCCGAGAACGGCAGGGGGCCGTACTTCAAGGCCGACGACGGGACGGTCGTCCGTACTCTGACCGGACTGAGGACCGGCGCCGACGGTGTCCTCGAGCTTCCCAAGGTCTTCGCGGACGACACGGCGGGCACGTTCGTGCTCCGGCTCACCGCCCCGGGCGGCGGAAGCCTGGACATCGAACTGAAGGTCACGGAGCCGGCGAGCGAAACCCCGGCACCCGACCCGTCCCCCGCTCCGTCGCCGTCCTCGTCACCTTCCCCCTCTCCTTCACCGACCGCCTGA
- a CDS encoding DUF4184 family protein, whose product MPFTLSHAAAVLPGIRRDGTARGPLFASALVLGSFAPDMTYFAASVLPGAMEFGSVTHGLHGVLTVDVAITTVLVTLWLLMRDPLVALLPAAWQGRVYALLRGRPSAARPPLVTALWFYVSAVIGAGTHVVWDAFTHFDRWGVRIVPVLAEPVAGFPLYTYTQYGSSAVALVALVWFMATALRRAPASPAPPVPPLGRRARLLAAWLLAACMAAGIVHRCVRWYQYWGRIETPLDIIPTACFGAGAGLAVGLVLYATAVRLRGRSRPPGGADLPKTADPDHAGVR is encoded by the coding sequence ATGCCGTTCACGCTCAGCCACGCCGCCGCGGTGCTGCCGGGCATCCGCAGGGACGGAACCGCCCGCGGACCACTGTTCGCCTCGGCCCTCGTCCTGGGTTCGTTCGCACCGGACATGACGTACTTCGCGGCCAGCGTCCTTCCCGGTGCGATGGAGTTCGGATCCGTGACACACGGGCTTCACGGCGTGCTGACGGTCGACGTCGCCATCACCACCGTGCTCGTGACGCTCTGGCTGCTGATGCGCGACCCGCTCGTGGCTCTGCTGCCGGCGGCGTGGCAGGGGCGCGTGTACGCGCTGCTCCGGGGCCGGCCCTCGGCCGCCCGGCCGCCGCTGGTGACCGCGCTGTGGTTCTACGTCTCGGCGGTGATCGGGGCCGGAACACATGTGGTGTGGGACGCGTTCACCCACTTCGACCGGTGGGGTGTGCGGATCGTGCCGGTGCTCGCGGAGCCCGTCGCCGGCTTCCCGCTCTACACGTACACGCAGTACGGCAGTTCGGCGGTGGCACTGGTCGCGCTGGTGTGGTTCATGGCCACGGCGCTGCGCCGTGCGCCGGCCTCTCCCGCACCGCCCGTCCCGCCGCTCGGCCGCCGGGCCCGTCTGCTGGCCGCCTGGCTGCTCGCCGCCTGCATGGCGGCGGGCATCGTGCACCGCTGTGTGCGCTGGTACCAGTACTGGGGCCGGATCGAGACGCCGCTGGACATCATCCCGACGGCGTGCTTCGGCGCCGGTGCCGGGCTGGCGGTGGGCCTGGTGCTGTACGCGACGGCGGTACGCCTGCGTGGCCGCAGCCGCCCGCCGGGCGGCGCGGACCTGCCGAAGACCGCCGACCCGGACCACGCGGGCGTCAGGTAG
- the polA gene encoding DNA polymerase I has translation MAETASKKTADNRPRLLLMDGHSLAYRAFFALPAENFTTASGQTTNAVYGFASMLANTLRDEAPTHFAVAFDVSRKTWRSADFPEYKANRSKTPDEFKGQVELIGELLDTMNAHRFAVEGFEADDVIATLATQAEAAGFEVLIVTGDRDSFQLVSEHTTVLYPTKGVSELTRFTPAKVEEKYGLTPQQYPDFAALRGDPSDNLPGIPGVGEKTATKWINQFGSFAELVERAEEVKGKVGQALRDHLESVKLNRHLTELVRDVELPRAVADLERAPYDRTALKGFLEVLEIRNPSLRERLLSVDPGAAKEEPAAPEAGVELDGSVLGAGEVAYWLEQHGRQPLGVATVSAWALGVGSVSEVALAAADGQAAWFDTTQLDESDERAFAAWISDPSRPKVMHNAKDALRVFPEHGWEIAGVTMDTALAAYLVKPGRRSFALDALSVEYLHRELAPAAADGQLAFGADEQAEADALMAQARAVLDLGEAFGEKLKEVGAAELLHDVELPTSLVLARMERNGIAADRAHLEAMEQQFAGAVQQAVKEAHAAVGHEFNLGSPKQLQEVFFGELNLPKTKKTKTGYTTDADALAWLAAQTEHELPVIMLRHREQARLRSTVEGLIKTIAADGRIHTTFSQTVAATGRLSSTDPNLQNVPVRTDEGRAIRRGFVVGEGFESLMTADYSQIELRVMAHLSEDEGLIEAFTSGEDLHTTVASQVFSVERSAVDAEMRRKIKAMSYGLAYGLSAFGLSQQLNIEPAEARVLMDTYFERFGGVRDYLRRVVDEARATGYTATMLGRRRYLPDLNSDNRQRREAAERMALNAPIQGTAADIVKVAMLNVDRALTEAKLSSRLLLQVHDEIVLEVWPGEREEVEALVRREMASAVSLRAPLDVSVGAGPDWESAAH, from the coding sequence GTGGCTGAGACAGCATCGAAGAAGACGGCAGACAACCGACCGCGCCTGCTCCTCATGGACGGGCACTCCCTGGCGTACCGGGCGTTCTTCGCGCTGCCCGCGGAGAATTTCACGACCGCGAGCGGCCAGACGACCAATGCCGTCTACGGCTTCGCGTCGATGCTGGCGAACACCCTGCGTGACGAGGCGCCCACGCATTTCGCGGTGGCCTTCGACGTCTCCCGCAAGACCTGGCGTTCGGCCGATTTCCCGGAGTACAAGGCGAACCGCTCCAAGACCCCGGACGAGTTCAAGGGGCAGGTCGAGCTGATCGGCGAGCTGCTCGACACGATGAACGCGCACCGGTTCGCCGTCGAGGGCTTCGAGGCGGACGACGTCATCGCCACCCTCGCCACCCAGGCGGAGGCCGCCGGGTTCGAGGTGCTGATCGTCACCGGCGACCGGGACTCCTTCCAGCTGGTCAGCGAGCACACGACCGTGCTGTACCCGACGAAGGGCGTCTCCGAACTCACCCGCTTCACCCCGGCGAAGGTCGAGGAGAAGTACGGGCTCACTCCTCAGCAGTATCCGGACTTCGCCGCGCTGCGCGGCGACCCGTCGGACAACCTGCCCGGCATTCCCGGTGTGGGTGAGAAGACGGCGACGAAGTGGATCAACCAGTTCGGTTCGTTCGCGGAGCTCGTCGAGCGCGCGGAGGAGGTCAAGGGCAAGGTCGGGCAGGCGCTGCGCGACCATCTTGAGTCCGTCAAGCTCAACCGTCACCTGACCGAGCTGGTGCGTGACGTGGAGCTGCCCAGGGCCGTCGCCGACCTGGAGCGCGCGCCGTACGACAGGACGGCGCTGAAGGGCTTCCTGGAGGTCCTCGAGATCCGGAACCCGAGCCTGCGTGAGCGGCTGCTCTCGGTCGACCCCGGCGCGGCCAAGGAGGAGCCCGCGGCCCCCGAGGCCGGTGTGGAGCTGGACGGCAGCGTGCTGGGTGCCGGCGAGGTGGCCTACTGGCTGGAGCAGCACGGCAGGCAGCCGCTCGGTGTGGCCACCGTCTCGGCGTGGGCGCTGGGCGTGGGCAGCGTCAGCGAGGTCGCGCTGGCGGCCGCCGACGGCCAGGCGGCCTGGTTCGACACGACACAGCTCGACGAGTCCGACGAGCGGGCCTTCGCGGCCTGGATCTCCGACCCGTCGCGGCCGAAGGTCATGCACAACGCCAAGGACGCGCTGCGGGTCTTCCCCGAGCACGGCTGGGAGATCGCCGGCGTCACCATGGACACGGCCCTCGCGGCCTATCTGGTGAAGCCCGGGCGCCGTTCCTTCGCGCTGGACGCGCTGTCGGTGGAGTATTTGCACCGTGAGCTGGCCCCGGCGGCCGCGGACGGGCAGCTGGCGTTCGGCGCCGACGAGCAGGCCGAGGCCGATGCGCTGATGGCCCAGGCCCGTGCGGTGCTCGACCTGGGCGAGGCGTTCGGCGAGAAGCTGAAGGAGGTCGGCGCGGCCGAGCTGCTGCACGACGTGGAGCTGCCCACCTCCCTGGTGTTGGCCCGGATGGAGCGCAACGGCATCGCCGCCGACCGCGCCCACCTCGAGGCGATGGAGCAGCAGTTCGCGGGCGCCGTGCAGCAGGCGGTGAAGGAGGCGCACGCGGCAGTGGGCCACGAGTTCAACCTCGGGTCGCCCAAGCAGCTGCAGGAGGTCTTCTTCGGCGAGCTGAACCTGCCGAAGACCAAGAAGACCAAGACCGGCTACACCACCGACGCGGACGCGCTCGCGTGGCTGGCCGCGCAGACCGAGCACGAGCTGCCGGTCATCATGCTGCGCCACCGGGAGCAGGCCCGGCTGCGTTCGACGGTCGAGGGCCTGATCAAGACGATCGCCGCCGACGGCCGGATCCACACCACCTTCAGTCAGACCGTCGCCGCGACGGGCCGTCTGTCGTCCACCGACCCGAACCTGCAGAACGTGCCGGTCCGCACCGACGAGGGCCGCGCCATCCGCCGGGGGTTCGTCGTCGGCGAGGGCTTCGAGTCCCTGATGACCGCGGACTACAGCCAGATCGAACTGCGGGTGATGGCCCATCTGTCGGAGGACGAGGGTCTGATCGAGGCGTTCACCTCCGGTGAGGACCTGCACACGACCGTCGCCTCCCAGGTCTTCTCCGTGGAGCGGTCCGCCGTCGACGCGGAGATGCGGCGCAAGATCAAGGCCATGTCGTACGGACTGGCGTACGGGCTCTCCGCGTTCGGTCTCTCCCAGCAGCTGAACATCGAACCGGCCGAGGCGCGGGTCCTGATGGACACGTACTTCGAGCGGTTCGGCGGGGTGCGGGACTATCTGAGGCGGGTCGTGGACGAGGCGCGGGCGACGGGGTACACGGCGACCATGCTCGGCCGCCGGCGTTATCTGCCCGACCTCAACAGCGACAACCGGCAGCGGCGGGAGGCCGCGGAGCGGATGGCGCTCAACGCCCCGATCCAGGGCACGGCGGCGGACATCGTGAAGGTCGCGATGCTGAACGTGGACCGGGCGCTGACGGAGGCGAAGCTGTCGTCCCGGCTGCTGCTGCAGGTTCACGACGAAATCGTGCTCGAGGTGTGGCCGGGGGAGCGCGAGGAGGTCGAGGCGCTGGTGCGCCGGGAGATGGCGTCGGCCGTGTCGCTGCGGGCGCCGCTGGACGTGTCGGTGGGCGCGGGGCCGGACTGGGAGTCTGCGGCGCACTGA